From Patescibacteria group bacterium, a single genomic window includes:
- the rsmI gene encoding 16S rRNA (cytidine(1402)-2'-O)-methyltransferase: MLYIVATPIGNLNDISFRAIEVLKKVDLILCEDTRRTSKLLFFYKINTKVLSYHQHSKIKKINYILELLEDKTLALVCDAGTPGISDPGNKLVNLAIAKINKLEVVPIPGPSSVTACLSVSGFPCDKFLFLGFCPKKKHRQLFFQNIVDSKQTIVFFESVHRIIKTLNNLNDISELSARQIMVAREITKKFEKIYRGTIKQVLLECSNDSKINKGEIVIAISSK; the protein is encoded by the coding sequence ATGTTATATATTGTAGCCACTCCAATTGGAAATCTAAACGATATTAGTTTTAGAGCCATTGAAGTTTTAAAAAAGGTTGATTTAATTTTATGTGAAGATACTAGAAGAACAAGTAAATTGTTGTTTTTTTATAAAATAAATACAAAAGTACTTTCTTATCACCAACATTCTAAAATTAAAAAAATTAATTATATTTTAGAATTATTAGAAGATAAAACATTAGCTCTTGTTTGTGATGCTGGTACTCCAGGAATTTCTGACCCAGGCAATAAATTAGTTAATTTAGCAATAGCTAAAATAAATAAATTAGAGGTTGTCCCAATTCCAGGACCAAGTTCAGTGACAGCTTGCCTGAGTGTTTCAGGATTTCCGTGTGACAAATTCTTGTTTTTGGGATTTTGTCCAAAGAAAAAACATAGGCAGTTATTTTTTCAAAATATAGTAGATTCAAAGCAAACAATTGTATTTTTTGAATCGGTTCACAGAATTATTAAAACATTAAACAACTTAAATGATATTTCTGAATTATCAGCCAGGCAGATTATGGTAGCCAGGGAAATAACAAAAAAATTTGAAAAAATTTATAGAGGAACAATTAAACAAGTTTTGTTAGAATGTTCTAATGATAGCAAGATAAATAAAGGAGAGATTGTAATAGCAATTTCTTCTAAATAA
- the metG gene encoding methionine--tRNA ligase — MKRFYITTPIYYVNARPHIGSAYTTVACDVLSRWHRMNGEDVFFLTGTDEHGEKVFKTAQQAGISPIEICNQNSARFEKSWDTLKISYNNFIRTTDIKHKQAVEAILNKLKAKDLIYLGEYKGLYCVPCERYYSVKELKKGKCPFHNKKPIALSENCYFLKISSFQDKLIKLIKKKDFLIEPIERRNEVLGFLTSNKLEDLAISREKVEWGIKIPWDNSHVVYVWIDALINYLSGIGWSGNFKKWPKYWPANIQLIGKDILRFHAVIWPAILLAINAPFPKKLYAHGFFTVNGQKMSKSLGNVIDPEKLATIFDTDALRWLLLGVFPFGQDGDISMSGFYDKYNNDLCNGIGNLLRRVTTLATKNNKKFIHPARVNSLFKQKINKTWKEYEENMNKLKFERVIKNINDFVGFLDKYIDKQKPWQVSIENKEYTKIIYNLLEGIRHLSWMICPFMPDKSNDIFESLGLLKEKGKTIKQGQTLFKNDFKKINKGKILFPKL; from the coding sequence ATGAAAAGATTTTATATTACTACTCCAATTTATTATGTAAATGCTAGACCGCATATTGGCAGTGCTTACACAACAGTTGCTTGTGATGTTTTGTCTCGTTGGCATAGAATGAATGGAGAAGATGTTTTTTTCTTGACCGGGACAGATGAGCACGGAGAAAAAGTTTTTAAAACAGCTCAGCAAGCAGGCATTTCTCCAATTGAAATTTGTAATCAAAATTCGGCTAGATTTGAAAAATCTTGGGATACTTTAAAAATTTCATATAATAATTTTATAAGAACAACAGATATTAAACACAAACAAGCTGTTGAAGCAATTTTAAATAAATTAAAAGCCAAAGATTTAATTTATCTAGGAGAATACAAGGGGCTTTATTGTGTCCCATGTGAAAGATACTATTCTGTCAAAGAATTGAAAAAAGGGAAATGCCCTTTTCATAATAAAAAACCAATTGCTTTGTCTGAAAATTGTTATTTTTTAAAAATTTCTTCTTTCCAAGATAAGTTAATTAAATTAATAAAGAAAAAAGATTTTTTAATTGAACCAATAGAAAGGAGAAATGAAGTTCTTGGATTTTTAACATCAAATAAATTAGAAGATTTGGCAATTTCTAGAGAAAAAGTTGAATGGGGGATAAAAATACCATGGGATAATAGTCATGTTGTCTATGTTTGGATTGATGCTTTAATAAATTATCTTTCAGGCATTGGTTGGTCTGGAAATTTTAAAAAATGGCCAAAATACTGGCCGGCTAATATTCAATTAATAGGCAAGGATATTTTAAGATTTCATGCTGTTATTTGGCCGGCAATTCTTTTAGCAATTAATGCCCCTTTTCCAAAAAAACTTTATGCTCATGGATTTTTTACTGTTAATGGTCAGAAAATGAGTAAATCACTAGGCAATGTAATTGACCCGGAAAAATTAGCTACAATTTTTGACACAGATGCATTAAGGTGGCTTTTATTAGGAGTTTTCCCTTTTGGGCAAGATGGAGATATTTCAATGTCTGGGTTTTATGACAAATATAACAATGATCTTTGTAATGGCATTGGGAATCTTTTAAGAAGAGTAACAACTTTAGCCACTAAGAATAATAAAAAATTTATTCATCCTGCTCGAGTGAATTCTTTATTCAAGCAAAAAATTAATAAAACTTGGAAAGAATATGAAGAAAATATGAATAAACTTAAGTTTGAGAGAGTTATAAAAAATATTAATGATTTTGTAGGTTTTCTTGATAAATATATTGATAAGCAAAAACCTTGGCAAGTATCTATCGAGAACAAGGAATATACAAAAATCATTTACAATCTTTTAGAGGGGATAAGGCATTTGTCATGGATGATTTGTCCATTTATGCCTGATAAAAGTAATGACATTTTTGAATCATTAGGGCTTTTAAAGGAGAAAGGAAAGACAATTAAACAAGGCCAGACATTATTTAAGAATGATTTTAAAAAGATTAATAAAGGAAAAATTTTATTTCCAAAACTTTAA
- a CDS encoding CvpA family protein has product MVFFDLILLLILFGFVWFGFWNGFIQTIGGIISLIVAVFVASRWYDVIALQILPWLGDNFNLARLLAFIAVFILARFILFLIFKAINKFFELPILKFFNRLAGAAFGLIEGGLIIGLLLYFSTSFPITGSWNEMIETSILAGFLIPFGKVLLPLLPAALKQVKEIF; this is encoded by the coding sequence ATGGTATTTTTTGATTTAATCCTCCTTTTAATTTTATTTGGGTTTGTTTGGTTTGGTTTTTGGAATGGCTTTATTCAAACCATAGGAGGAATTATTAGTTTAATAGTAGCTGTTTTTGTAGCCAGTAGATGGTATGATGTTATAGCGTTGCAAATTTTGCCGTGGCTGGGAGATAATTTTAATTTAGCGCGCTTATTGGCTTTTATCGCTGTTTTTATTCTTGCTAGGTTTATTCTCTTTTTAATATTTAAGGCGATTAATAAATTTTTTGAATTACCTATTTTAAAGTTTTTCAATCGTTTAGCAGGAGCAGCCTTTGGTTTAATTGAAGGAGGATTAATTATTGGTCTTCTTTTATATTTTTCAACTAGTTTTCCAATTACAGGCTCTTGGAATGAAATGATTGAAACTTCTATTTTAGCAGGATTTTTAATTCCTTTTGGAAAAGTTTTATTGCCATTATTACCAGCAGCATTAAAACAAGTTAAAGAAATATTTTAA
- a CDS encoding trypsin-like peptidase domain-containing protein, translated as MKNLKLKSSVVVIVLISLIVGGLAGTISGFYAFNYLMNNETPLLHSFLYQTFLNPLTETPKKIKEQTQSPMARQIIVNYDEIDAISAVSNISPSVVSIVVSEYVTHYYGSQRFNSPFFDDFFNDLWGFRGNEIPFPAPIQEKKKQPQQVGGGTGFVVSSKERLILTNKHVVTGNEAEYTVISNSGEKYDAEVLARDPFNDIAILKINDLKFNLPEVKFGNSDKIKIGQTVIAIGNSLGEYRNTVTKGVVSGISRRVIASDSIGQSEVLEDVIQTDAAINFGNSGGPLVDLNGEVVGINTAVNKQGQLIGFAIPVNQATNVVASVKKYGRIIRPYIGVRYVLNNKKIAQENNLDYDHGALIIRGEQDTELAIIPGSPANKAGLVENDIILEINNTKITATNSLAREIQKHMPGDKVQLKIYHQGEIKEIEVALEEYKQGMF; from the coding sequence ATGAAAAATTTAAAACTTAAATCATCAGTTGTTGTTATTGTTTTAATAAGCTTGATTGTAGGCGGATTGGCTGGCACAATATCAGGCTTTTATGCTTTTAATTACTTGATGAACAATGAAACTCCTTTGCTACATTCTTTTTTGTATCAAACTTTTTTAAATCCTCTAACAGAAACACCCAAAAAAATAAAAGAACAAACACAATCACCAATGGCCAGACAAATTATAGTTAATTATGATGAAATAGATGCTATTTCGGCTGTCAGTAATATTAGTCCTTCGGTTGTTAGTATTGTTGTTTCAGAATATGTTACTCATTATTATGGATCACAAAGATTTAATTCTCCATTTTTTGATGATTTTTTTAATGATTTATGGGGATTCAGGGGTAATGAAATTCCTTTTCCAGCTCCTATTCAAGAGAAAAAGAAACAACCACAACAAGTTGGCGGTGGAACAGGTTTTGTGGTTTCTTCAAAGGAAAGATTAATTTTAACAAACAAGCATGTTGTGACAGGGAATGAAGCAGAATATACTGTTATAAGCAATAGTGGAGAAAAATATGATGCTGAAGTTTTGGCTCGTGATCCATTTAATGATATTGCTATTTTAAAAATTAATGATTTAAAATTCAATTTACCAGAAGTTAAATTTGGAAATTCAGATAAAATTAAAATAGGACAAACAGTAATTGCAATTGGTAATTCTTTGGGAGAATATAGGAACACAGTAACCAAAGGAGTTGTGAGCGGAATTTCTCGCAGAGTTATTGCTAGTGATTCGATTGGTCAATCAGAAGTATTGGAAGATGTTATTCAGACTGATGCGGCTATTAATTTTGGTAATTCAGGAGGCCCTTTAGTGGATTTAAATGGAGAGGTAGTAGGGATAAATACAGCTGTTAATAAACAGGGGCAGTTGATTGGATTTGCTATTCCAGTCAATCAAGCAACCAATGTTGTGGCTAGTGTTAAAAAATATGGCAGGATTATTAGGCCATATATAGGAGTGAGATATGTCTTAAATAATAAAAAAATAGCTCAAGAAAATAATTTGGATTATGACCATGGAGCCTTAATTATAAGAGGTGAGCAGGATACAGAATTGGCTATTATCCCAGGTTCTCCTGCTAATAAGGCTGGCTTGGTTGAAAATGATATTATTTTAGAAATAAATAATACAAAAATAACAGCTACAAACTCTTTAGCTAGAGAGATTCAAAAACATATGCCGGGAGACAAGGTCCAATTAAAGATTTATCATCAAGGAGAAATCAAAGAAATAGAGGTAGCCTTAGAAGAATATAAACAAGGAATGTTTTAA
- the prfB gene encoding peptide chain release factor 2, protein MENIFDLANKKIIIKKIEVEMTLPSFWEDRVRAETESKKLEKLKQNLAKYQKIKVEVNDLLEISNIDKIDQTVNLRKEIEIQFSKVKKQLLDFEELCFLNGKYDQENAWLSIFAGAGGDDAQDWVEMLLRMYSKYAKQKEWDFRIVEESKGTEAGLKSVVIEVRGDFAYGFLKNEAGVHRLVRISPFDAEKTRHTSFAMVQVLPEIDDIGVVIKQDDLKVDTFLSSGPGGQHMQKTESAVRITHLPTKISASSQVARSQSKNKDRALKILKSKLYHYFQAVKQEEKDMIKGEFKSASWGNQIRSYVLHPYKMVKDLRTKFETNDVNSILDGNLNEIIESKLKFK, encoded by the coding sequence TTGGAGAATATCTTTGACCTTGCTAATAAAAAAATAATTATTAAAAAAATCGAAGTTGAAATGACCTTGCCGAGTTTTTGGGAAGATAGGGTTAGAGCTGAAACAGAATCAAAAAAATTAGAAAAATTAAAACAAAATTTAGCCAAATACCAAAAAATAAAAGTAGAAGTAAATGATTTATTAGAAATATCTAATATAGACAAAATAGATCAAACAGTTAATTTAAGAAAAGAAATAGAAATACAATTTTCTAAAGTAAAAAAACAACTCCTTGATTTTGAAGAGTTGTGTTTTTTAAATGGAAAATACGACCAAGAAAATGCATGGTTGTCTATATTTGCTGGAGCAGGAGGAGATGATGCTCAGGATTGGGTTGAAATGCTTTTAAGAATGTATTCAAAGTATGCTAAGCAAAAAGAATGGGATTTTAGAATTGTTGAAGAATCAAAAGGAACAGAAGCAGGACTTAAAAGCGTGGTAATAGAAGTGAGAGGAGATTTTGCTTATGGATTTTTAAAAAATGAAGCAGGAGTTCATCGTTTAGTTAGAATTTCTCCATTTGATGCTGAAAAAACGAGACATACATCTTTTGCAATGGTGCAAGTTTTACCAGAAATAGATGATATAGGAGTTGTTATTAAACAAGATGATTTAAAAGTTGATACTTTTTTATCGTCTGGACCAGGAGGACAGCATATGCAAAAAACAGAGTCAGCTGTTCGAATTACTCATTTGCCAACTAAAATTTCAGCTAGTTCGCAAGTTGCTAGGTCTCAGTCTAAAAACAAAGACAGGGCTTTAAAAATTTTAAAATCAAAATTATATCATTATTTTCAGGCAGTTAAACAAGAAGAAAAGGATATGATAAAAGGGGAATTTAAGTCAGCTTCATGGGGAAATCAAATTCGTTCATATGTTTTGCATCCATATAAAATGGTTAAGGATTTAAGAACAAAATTTGAGACAAATGATGTGAATTCAATCTTAGATGGCAACTTAAATGAAATAATTGAAAGCAAATTAAAATTTAAATAA
- the glmS gene encoding glutamine--fructose-6-phosphate transaminase (isomerizing), with translation MCGIVACIGKKNTTEILLRGLKRLEYRGYDSAGCAVLNKGRIKVIKEKGRVLWLAKKIKIESLDGSLGISHTRWATHGEPNKINAHPHFDCKKEIFLVHNGIIENYKTLKSWLNKRGHKFYSNTDTEVVAHLIEENYPTSRGTNTKDSEGKNNNLLIAVQKALALVEGTYGLAIISSLALDKLIVAKKGSPLVIGIVKKGKYIVASDPAAIIEHTRKVIYLSDGEIAILSSKGCQITDLENRNITKQIDKVSWDLSKIAKQGFDHFMLKEIFEQSESIKNCIRGRCLTKEARIQLGGINDWIDFLKNVNGFVFLACGTSWHSGLIGEYLFEHLTGIFSKTEYASEFRYKNTPIDKQKAYFVLSQSGETADTLESLRKIKENNANVFGIVNVVGSTIARETDAGVYIHAGPEIGVASTKAFTCQVVVLAQIAVLLGIKRGRIKPLEAATRIKSIDSIPAKIKQILNQNKQIKKLATKYYKFNNFLYLGREYNFPTALEGALKLKEISYIHAEGYPAAEMKHGPIALIDKNMPVIVVATDTVDNVYQKVINNIEEVKARGGIVIAIATKGNQAIKKIVDEVIYVPKIDGFLTPILNVVPLQLLAYHMAVLRGCDVDKPRNLAKSVTVE, from the coding sequence ATGTGTGGAATAGTTGCCTGTATTGGCAAAAAAAATACAACAGAAATTTTATTAAGAGGGTTAAAGCGATTAGAATATCGTGGTTATGATAGCGCTGGTTGTGCGGTTTTAAACAAAGGGAGAATTAAAGTTATTAAAGAAAAGGGAAGAGTTTTGTGGTTAGCTAAAAAAATTAAAATAGAGTCATTGGATGGAAGTTTAGGGATTAGTCATACTCGTTGGGCCACTCATGGAGAGCCAAACAAAATTAATGCCCACCCCCATTTTGATTGTAAAAAAGAAATTTTTTTAGTGCATAATGGAATTATTGAAAATTACAAAACATTAAAATCATGGCTAAATAAACGAGGTCATAAATTTTATTCTAATACAGATACAGAAGTAGTAGCTCACTTGATTGAAGAAAATTATCCTACGAGCAGGGGGACTAATACAAAAGATTCAGAAGGCAAAAATAATAATTTATTAATTGCTGTTCAGAAAGCACTGGCATTGGTTGAGGGAACTTATGGTTTGGCAATTATTTCATCTTTGGCTCTTGATAAATTAATTGTGGCCAAAAAAGGGAGCCCTCTTGTTATTGGTATTGTTAAAAAGGGAAAATATATTGTTGCTTCAGATCCAGCAGCAATTATTGAACACACTAGAAAAGTTATTTATTTAAGTGACGGGGAAATTGCTATTTTGTCAAGCAAAGGATGCCAAATAACAGATTTAGAAAATAGAAATATTACAAAACAAATTGATAAAGTGTCATGGGATTTATCTAAAATAGCTAAACAAGGATTTGATCATTTTATGCTTAAAGAAATATTTGAACAATCAGAATCAATAAAAAATTGTATAAGAGGAAGATGCCTAACAAAAGAAGCAAGAATACAGTTAGGAGGTATAAATGATTGGATTGATTTTTTAAAAAATGTTAATGGGTTTGTATTTTTGGCTTGTGGAACATCTTGGCATTCAGGGCTTATCGGAGAGTATTTATTTGAACACTTAACAGGTATTTTTAGTAAAACAGAATATGCTTCAGAGTTTAGGTATAAAAATACGCCAATTGATAAGCAAAAAGCATATTTTGTTCTTTCTCAATCAGGAGAAACAGCGGATACATTAGAATCATTAAGAAAAATAAAAGAAAATAATGCAAATGTTTTTGGCATTGTAAATGTGGTTGGTTCAACTATTGCCAGAGAAACTGATGCGGGCGTTTATATTCATGCTGGCCCAGAGATAGGGGTTGCTTCAACAAAAGCTTTTACATGTCAGGTAGTTGTTTTAGCACAAATTGCAGTATTGCTGGGAATAAAAAGAGGCAGGATAAAACCATTAGAAGCAGCCACAAGAATTAAATCAATTGATAGTATTCCAGCCAAAATAAAACAAATATTAAATCAAAATAAACAGATTAAAAAATTAGCAACTAAATATTACAAGTTTAATAATTTTCTTTATTTAGGCAGGGAGTACAACTTTCCAACTGCTCTTGAAGGAGCCTTAAAATTGAAAGAAATTTCGTATATTCACGCAGAAGGCTATCCAGCCGCAGAAATGAAGCATGGACCAATTGCGCTGATAGATAAAAATATGCCAGTAATAGTTGTAGCAACTGATACGGTTGATAATGTTTATCAAAAAGTAATTAATAATATTGAAGAAGTTAAAGCCAGAGGAGGAATTGTTATTGCTATTGCTACTAAAGGTAATCAGGCCATAAAAAAGATAGTTGATGAAGTTATTTATGTTCCAAAAATAGATGGATTTTTGACTCCAATATTAAATGTTGTGCCGTTGCAACTTTTAGCATATCATATGGCTGTTTTAAGAGGTTGCGATGTGGACAAACCAAGAAATTTAGCAAAGAGTGTAACAGTTGAATAA
- a CDS encoding cob(I)yrinic acid a,c-diamide adenosyltransferase gives MKMKKKLGKIHVYTGNGKGKTTACLGSAVRAVGWGLKVGIIFFAKGGFDYGERNSLLKIGIDFWVNGISHFNKNKSKYDFKISKQDKTEAIKGMIILEQIFKENQYDLIILDEINFVLKEKMIDKDYFVNLLKHKPNNMELILTGRGALPAIIKIAHLVTEMKLIKHYYYQGVKARQGIEY, from the coding sequence ATAAAAATGAAAAAAAAATTAGGCAAAATTCATGTTTATACTGGAAACGGAAAGGGCAAAACAACTGCTTGTCTTGGCAGTGCAGTCAGGGCAGTTGGTTGGGGATTGAAAGTCGGAATTATTTTTTTTGCTAAAGGAGGATTTGATTATGGAGAAAGAAATAGTTTACTAAAAATAGGGATTGATTTTTGGGTAAATGGAATTTCTCATTTTAATAAAAATAAGAGTAAATATGATTTTAAAATAAGTAAACAGGACAAAACAGAGGCAATCAAAGGCATGATTATTCTGGAGCAAATTTTTAAAGAGAATCAATATGATTTAATAATTCTTGATGAAATAAATTTTGTTTTAAAAGAAAAAATGATTGATAAAGATTATTTTGTAAATTTATTAAAACATAAACCAAATAACATGGAATTAATTTTGACGGGCAGGGGAGCATTACCAGCCATAATAAAAATAGCTCACCTGGTAACAGAAATGAAATTAATAAAACATTATTATTATCAAGGAGTTAAGGCTAGACAAGGAATAGAATATTAA
- a CDS encoding ComEC/Rec2 family competence protein produces the protein MKIFLSFIVGVAITSFLFIPAIVYIPLFLLILIIFVFIKPKQVLPVLVIFLFFILGVIRYEISLPKIDKNHVSFYNNQTIVFQGKVIKEPIKRIDKLKLIIGNVSFQKHKLKGRILVNAPVLSDYKYGDILEVECNLNQSQSSDRFNYYEWLAKDDIYFSCYWPKIKIITRKTGNFFYEKILLFKSNANSLINKNFSQPQGSILTAMLLGIRHQIPPLTRDNFSQAGISHILAISGLHISIICLLLITFFVNTLHISQAKSFYLMCFAISLFVLLVGAPVSAVRAAIMGIILSYATKIGRPKNFMQTLAFVCVLMLLLNPRVLKSDIGFQLSFMAVLGIGMFRDYFNHIFSQVPNNNKFPLRYYLSITLSAQIFVLPLVLYWFGSLSLISLLSNILILPLLSFLMIFGFLFIFLGLIFPWLVNFLLWPVWILLTYVVLIAKIGANIPYLSFYIKDFSFLGVIGLYVLILIWFFKIKGITNHKL, from the coding sequence ATGAAAATATTTTTATCTTTTATTGTAGGGGTTGCAATTACCTCTTTTTTGTTTATCCCAGCAATTGTTTATATTCCTTTATTTTTATTGATTTTAATTATATTTGTGTTTATTAAACCAAAACAAGTATTGCCTGTTTTGGTTATTTTTTTATTTTTTATACTTGGCGTAATTCGTTATGAAATAAGCCTTCCAAAAATAGATAAAAATCATGTTAGTTTTTATAACAACCAAACAATTGTTTTTCAGGGAAAAGTTATTAAAGAGCCAATTAAGAGGATTGATAAATTAAAATTAATTATTGGCAATGTTTCTTTTCAGAAACATAAATTAAAAGGCAGAATATTAGTTAACGCGCCTGTTTTGTCTGATTACAAATACGGAGATATTTTAGAAGTTGAGTGTAATCTTAATCAATCTCAATCATCTGATAGATTTAATTATTATGAATGGCTTGCTAAAGATGATATTTATTTTAGTTGTTATTGGCCTAAAATAAAAATTATTACCAGAAAGACAGGCAATTTTTTTTATGAAAAAATATTATTATTTAAATCTAATGCTAATAGTTTAATTAATAAAAATTTTTCTCAACCTCAGGGATCAATTTTGACCGCAATGTTGCTTGGCATTCGCCATCAAATACCACCCTTAACAAGAGATAATTTTAGTCAGGCAGGCATATCGCATATTCTGGCTATTTCAGGGCTTCACATTAGTATTATTTGTTTACTATTAATTACTTTTTTTGTAAACACATTGCATATTAGCCAAGCCAAATCTTTTTATTTAATGTGTTTTGCTATTTCTCTTTTTGTTTTATTGGTGGGAGCGCCAGTTTCAGCGGTCCGGGCAGCTATTATGGGGATTATTTTATCTTATGCAACCAAAATAGGGCGTCCTAAAAATTTTATGCAAACACTTGCTTTTGTTTGCGTTTTAATGCTACTGCTAAACCCAAGAGTTTTAAAATCTGATATAGGATTTCAATTATCTTTTATGGCTGTTTTAGGCATAGGAATGTTTAGAGATTATTTTAATCATATTTTTAGTCAAGTTCCAAACAACAATAAATTTCCATTAAGGTATTATTTATCTATTACTTTGTCAGCTCAAATTTTTGTTTTACCATTAGTTTTGTATTGGTTTGGAAGCTTGTCTTTAATATCTTTATTATCTAATATTTTAATTTTGCCTTTATTATCATTTTTAATGATATTTGGTTTTCTTTTTATTTTTTTAGGATTGATTTTTCCTTGGTTGGTAAATTTTTTGTTATGGCCTGTATGGATATTATTGACTTATGTTGTTTTAATAGCTAAAATTGGAGCAAATATTCCATATTTATCGTTTTATATCAAAGATTTTTCGTTTTTGGGAGTAATTGGGTTGTATGTCTTGATATTAATTTGGTTTTTTAAAATTAAAGGAATAACAAATCATAAATTATGA
- a CDS encoding MBL fold metallo-hydrolase, giving the protein MLSKEIFFKKSIFIIGILFLISLIFLGYIYWLACLNDTNLRVIFLDIGQGDATLIQTPAHQNILIDGGPDINIINKLDKYISFDNRIIDIIILTHTGLDHLTGLVEVLERYPVKQIISNGLDDSKPLVYKWQNLIKKKNIPHRIIDAPIDIKVEENVLMKFFWPQQSLVKDFKADDNFTSIVMKLVYKNNSFLFTGDATKETEAELINNDIDLSSDVFKAGHHGSKYSSTMDFLKKINPSYGVISSGENQFGHPSLRVLKNLTQLIPYDKIFRTDKNGDIIFKTNGNNLVFQLQDSWFQ; this is encoded by the coding sequence ATGTTAAGTAAAGAAATTTTTTTTAAAAAAAGTATTTTTATTATTGGAATATTATTTTTAATAAGCCTTATTTTTTTAGGATATATTTATTGGCTGGCTTGTTTAAATGATACTAATTTAAGAGTAATTTTTTTAGATATTGGACAGGGTGATGCTACTTTAATTCAAACGCCAGCTCATCAAAATATCTTAATTGATGGTGGTCCTGATATAAATATTATTAATAAATTAGACAAGTATATCTCTTTTGACAACAGAATTATAGATATAATTATTTTAACTCATACAGGACTAGATCACTTAACAGGATTAGTGGAGGTTTTAGAGCGATATCCAGTTAAGCAAATAATTAGCAATGGGCTTGACGACTCAAAGCCACTTGTTTATAAGTGGCAAAATCTTATTAAGAAAAAAAATATTCCACACAGAATTATTGATGCTCCTATAGATATTAAGGTAGAAGAAAATGTTTTAATGAAATTTTTTTGGCCTCAGCAATCATTGGTTAAGGATTTTAAAGCAGATGATAATTTTACCTCTATTGTAATGAAATTAGTTTATAAAAATAATAGTTTTTTGTTTACAGGAGATGCTACTAAAGAAACAGAAGCAGAGTTGATTAACAATGATATTGATTTGTCTAGCGATGTTTTTAAGGCAGGCCATCACGGCTCAAAATATTCTTCAACCATGGATTTTTTAAAAAAAATTAATCCAAGTTATGGAGTTATTTCATCAGGAGAAAATCAGTTTGGTCATCCTAGTTTGCGGGTTTTAAAAAATTTAACTCAATTAATACCATATGATAAAATTTTTAGAACAGATAAAAATGGGGATATAATATTTAAAACTAATGGGAATAATTTAGTTTTTCAATTACAAGATTCTTGGTTTCAATAA